Proteins from a single region of Streptomyces sp. HUAS 15-9:
- a CDS encoding TetR/AcrR family transcriptional regulator, whose protein sequence is MTPIRHNHADSDPVLDAVRDCVLAVGVRRTTLTDVARRAGVSRMTLYRRWPDVRTLVGDLMTREWVDVATGAMPEPSPDRSARELIVEGLVGGVRAFRDHPLFRKIVDVDPELLLPYVLDRRGASQNALLELLATGLRDGHADGSVRACHLDRQARSLLLIVQSFTLSLRTMTDEDDPDLTTAAFLTELRTILERTLTP, encoded by the coding sequence ATGACGCCTATTCGTCACAACCATGCGGACAGCGATCCGGTGCTCGACGCGGTGCGCGACTGCGTCCTGGCCGTCGGCGTCCGCCGCACCACCCTGACCGATGTGGCCCGCCGCGCGGGCGTCTCGCGCATGACGCTGTACCGGCGCTGGCCGGACGTACGCACACTCGTCGGCGACCTGATGACGCGCGAGTGGGTCGACGTGGCCACCGGCGCCATGCCCGAGCCCAGCCCGGACCGCTCGGCGCGCGAACTGATCGTCGAGGGACTCGTGGGCGGGGTGCGGGCGTTCCGCGACCATCCGCTCTTCCGCAAGATCGTCGATGTCGACCCCGAGCTGCTCCTGCCCTACGTACTGGACCGCCGCGGCGCGAGCCAGAACGCCCTGCTGGAGCTTCTGGCCACCGGCCTGCGCGACGGACACGCCGACGGATCGGTGCGTGCCTGCCACCTCGACAGACAGGCACGGTCCCTGCTTCTGATCGTCCAGTCCTTCACCCTGTCGCTGCGGACCATGACCGACGAGGACGACCCGGACCTGACCACCGCCGCCTTCCTCACGGAGCTGCGGACCATCCTGGAGAGGACCCTCACCCCATGA
- a CDS encoding FAD-binding oxidoreductase has translation MDMLWSGWGDPAKAAPLPETVIGLLRDLLGVKPRTAPPLRLEEIAVPGTPLDSAVLEELSAAVGGEAHVRTDAETRIRHTRGKSTPDLLRIRVGDIADTPAAVVLPAGHDEVLAVLRVCARYGLGAVPFGGGTSVVGGLAPARRGPFIALDLRRMDRLVAVDPVSRTATLQPGLRAPEAERLLAEHGFTLGHFPQSYEWATIGGFAAARSSGQASAGYGRFDEMVLGLTLATPEGTLDVGRAPRSAAGPDLRQLILGSEGAFGVITSVTVRVRPRPRARHYEGWRFASFEEGGAALRRLAQDGPRPTVLRLSDETETLIGLAQPDAIGADGVQQSAGCLAIVGFEGTEKDTARRKESAAAVLRECGGTYVGTEPGERWAHGRYSAPYLRDALLDAGAFAETLETAAFWSRIPELYNAVRTALTTALTEAGTPPLVMCHISHVYENGASLYFTVVSAQGDDPVAHWAPAKEAANEAILAAGGTISHHHGVGTDHRDWYVREVGTLGIEALRAVKRRLDPDQLLNPGVLLPTD, from the coding sequence ATGGACATGCTGTGGAGTGGCTGGGGTGACCCGGCCAAGGCGGCACCGCTGCCCGAGACGGTGATCGGGCTGCTGCGCGATCTGCTCGGCGTCAAACCCCGTACCGCACCCCCGCTGCGGCTGGAGGAGATCGCCGTCCCCGGCACCCCCCTCGACTCCGCCGTACTCGAAGAACTGTCCGCGGCCGTCGGCGGCGAGGCGCACGTCCGTACGGACGCGGAGACGCGTATCCGGCACACGCGCGGCAAGTCCACGCCCGACCTGCTGCGGATCCGCGTCGGAGACATCGCCGACACCCCCGCGGCCGTAGTCCTCCCCGCCGGACACGACGAGGTCCTGGCCGTCCTGCGGGTGTGCGCCCGATACGGCCTCGGCGCCGTCCCGTTCGGCGGCGGCACGTCCGTCGTCGGCGGCCTGGCCCCGGCGCGGCGAGGCCCCTTCATCGCCCTCGATCTGCGCCGCATGGACCGACTGGTCGCCGTCGACCCGGTCTCCCGCACCGCCACCCTGCAACCGGGCCTGCGCGCCCCCGAGGCCGAACGCCTGCTGGCCGAACACGGCTTCACCCTCGGCCACTTCCCGCAGTCCTACGAGTGGGCCACCATCGGCGGATTCGCCGCGGCCCGCTCCAGCGGCCAGGCCTCCGCCGGATACGGCCGCTTCGACGAGATGGTGCTGGGCCTCACCCTCGCCACTCCCGAGGGCACCCTCGACGTCGGCCGCGCTCCGCGCTCCGCCGCGGGCCCCGACCTGCGCCAGCTGATCCTCGGCTCCGAGGGCGCGTTCGGCGTGATCACCTCGGTCACCGTGCGCGTACGGCCGCGGCCGCGCGCCCGCCACTACGAAGGCTGGCGCTTCGCCTCCTTCGAGGAGGGCGGCGCCGCACTGCGCCGGCTCGCCCAGGACGGACCGCGTCCCACGGTGCTGCGCCTGTCCGACGAGACCGAGACACTGATCGGTCTCGCCCAGCCCGACGCGATCGGAGCGGACGGTGTGCAGCAGAGCGCCGGATGCCTCGCGATCGTCGGGTTCGAGGGCACCGAGAAGGACACCGCCCGCCGCAAGGAGTCGGCCGCCGCCGTCCTGCGCGAGTGCGGCGGCACCTACGTGGGAACGGAGCCGGGAGAGCGCTGGGCCCACGGCCGGTACTCGGCGCCCTACCTGCGGGACGCGCTGCTGGACGCGGGCGCGTTCGCCGAGACGCTGGAGACAGCCGCCTTCTGGTCCCGGATCCCCGAGCTCTACAACGCGGTCCGCACGGCACTGACCACCGCCCTCACCGAGGCCGGCACACCGCCCTTGGTCATGTGCCACATCTCCCACGTCTACGAGAACGGCGCCTCGCTGTACTTCACCGTCGTCAGCGCACAGGGCGACGACCCCGTCGCCCACTGGGCCCCGGCCAAGGAAGCGGCCAACGAGGCGATCCTCGCCGCCGGCGGCACGATCAGCCACCACCACGGCGTGGGCACCGACCACCGCGACTGGTACGTCCGGGAGGTCGGCACCCTGGGCATCGAAGCCCTGCGGGCCGTCAAGCGCAGACTGGACCCCGACCAGCTGCTCAACCCCGGCGTCCTCCTGCCCACCGACTGA
- a CDS encoding YegS/Rv2252/BmrU family lipid kinase, whose protein sequence is MRQFTAVVNPTAGGSSAAAALIQVARVLREAGAELETEYSRSLAHAQDIARGAGERGRVVLAVGGDGITGGIGGALSGTDTVFGIVPAGRGNDFARALELPSDPDALARILLDREPRPVDTIEVRSAVHDGTVVLGSVYAGVDALANRHANHARLLKGAASYYAGGLRAVTTWRPADYRITVDGEEHALRGYTVVAANSAYYGSGRMIAPEARVDDGLLEVVMIREAPRHLFFTLMNELKSGAHVARPEVRILRGREIRIEADRQVPYGADGEVEAELPVTVKVLPGALKVLH, encoded by the coding sequence ATGCGACAGTTCACCGCCGTCGTCAACCCCACCGCGGGCGGATCCAGCGCGGCGGCCGCGCTGATCCAGGTGGCACGCGTGCTGCGCGAGGCCGGGGCGGAACTGGAGACGGAGTACAGCCGCAGCCTGGCCCACGCCCAGGACATCGCCCGCGGCGCGGGGGAGCGGGGCCGGGTGGTGCTCGCCGTCGGCGGTGACGGCATCACCGGCGGCATCGGCGGCGCGCTCAGCGGCACCGACACCGTGTTCGGCATCGTTCCGGCCGGACGGGGCAACGACTTCGCGCGGGCGCTGGAGCTGCCCTCCGACCCCGATGCCCTGGCCCGCATCCTGCTCGACCGGGAGCCGCGCCCGGTCGACACGATCGAGGTGCGCTCGGCCGTCCACGACGGGACGGTCGTCCTCGGCAGCGTGTACGCGGGCGTCGACGCGCTGGCCAACCGCCACGCCAACCACGCGCGACTGCTCAAGGGCGCCGCGTCGTACTACGCGGGGGGCCTGCGGGCCGTGACCACATGGCGCCCGGCGGACTACCGGATCACCGTGGACGGAGAGGAGCACGCCCTGCGCGGCTACACCGTCGTGGCCGCCAACTCCGCCTACTACGGCTCCGGCCGCATGATCGCCCCCGAAGCCCGCGTGGACGACGGCCTCCTGGAGGTCGTGATGATCCGCGAGGCCCCGCGCCACCTCTTCTTCACCCTGATGAACGAGCTCAAGTCCGGCGCACACGTCGCGCGCCCGGAGGTCCGCATCCTGAGGGGCCGCGAGATCCGCATCGAGGCCGACCGCCAGGTGCCGTACGGCGCCGACGGCGAGGTGGAGGCGGAACTCCCCGTCACGGTGAAGGTGCTGCCCGGCGCGCTGAAGGTGCTGCACTGA
- a CDS encoding acetoacetate--CoA ligase: protein MNTEDEPLWSPGRRELEDSNVAVFMEWLAETRGLDFPDYATLWRWSATDLTGFWSAVWEFYGLDSVSGYDEVLADATMPGARWFTGARLNFAERCLAQATDVRPALVSVTEDGAPVETSWEQLRRDVADAAAALRDMGVGPGDCVAGYLTNLPQAVVALLATAAVGAVWTACSPDFGTPSVLARLGQARPAVLVAVDGYRYGGKEYDRRTTVAELLHGLPTVRHLLLIDHLFPGTTLERPMRSDVAVRVWSALPTTEAAPVFADVPFDHPLWILWSSGTTGIPKGIVQGHGGIVVELLKALGLGVDLRPEDRYLFVTSTSWMVWNFLVGGLLHGSTVVLYDGSPTHPDAAGVWRVAERTRATVVGVGAAYLAAVERSGLHPAADLDLGALRSVVQTGSAMARSTWHWVYDRLAPGGRLQSICGGTDVCSALAGGSPLLPVRAGRISGPCLGVALASWDDAGRPLTGEQGELVVRAPLPSMPLRFVDDPDDIRYRASYFDTYPGVWRHGDWITIDKDLSLVVSGRSDSTLNRMGVRMGSADIYSVVEQVPGVVDSLVVGVELDDGDYYMPLFVVTADGAALDDGLRQRITAAIRRELSPRHVPDAIVPVPAVPRTVTGKKLEVPVKRILQGARVADVGSEGAVTHFGMLSWFADFAARRAADADAGQR, encoded by the coding sequence ATGAACACGGAGGACGAACCGCTCTGGTCGCCTGGCCGCCGTGAACTGGAGGACTCCAATGTCGCGGTGTTCATGGAATGGCTGGCGGAGACCCGGGGGCTGGACTTCCCCGACTACGCCACGCTGTGGCGGTGGAGCGCCACCGACCTGACGGGATTCTGGTCGGCCGTCTGGGAGTTCTACGGGCTCGACTCGGTGTCCGGGTACGACGAGGTACTGGCCGACGCCACCATGCCGGGCGCCCGCTGGTTCACCGGCGCACGACTCAACTTCGCGGAACGCTGCCTCGCCCAGGCCACCGACGTGCGTCCGGCGCTGGTGAGCGTGACCGAGGACGGCGCCCCGGTCGAGACGTCGTGGGAGCAACTGCGCCGTGACGTCGCCGATGCCGCGGCGGCACTGCGCGACATGGGCGTCGGGCCCGGCGACTGCGTCGCCGGATATCTCACCAACCTGCCGCAGGCGGTGGTGGCCCTGCTGGCCACCGCCGCCGTGGGGGCCGTATGGACGGCGTGCTCCCCCGACTTCGGCACGCCCAGCGTGCTCGCCCGCCTCGGACAGGCCCGGCCGGCCGTCCTCGTCGCCGTGGACGGATACCGCTACGGGGGCAAGGAGTACGACAGGCGGACCACGGTCGCCGAGCTGCTGCACGGTCTGCCGACGGTCCGTCACCTGCTGCTCATAGACCACCTGTTCCCCGGCACAACCCTGGAGCGGCCGATGCGCTCCGACGTCGCCGTCCGCGTGTGGTCGGCGCTGCCGACCACCGAGGCGGCGCCGGTCTTCGCCGACGTGCCCTTCGACCATCCGCTGTGGATCCTGTGGTCGTCGGGCACCACCGGCATCCCCAAGGGCATCGTGCAGGGGCACGGCGGCATCGTCGTGGAACTACTGAAGGCGCTGGGGCTGGGCGTCGACCTGCGCCCCGAGGACCGCTACCTGTTCGTCACCTCCACGAGCTGGATGGTGTGGAACTTCCTCGTCGGCGGGCTGCTCCACGGCAGCACGGTCGTCCTGTACGACGGCAGCCCCACCCACCCCGACGCGGCCGGCGTATGGCGGGTCGCGGAGCGCACCCGGGCCACCGTGGTCGGCGTCGGCGCGGCCTACCTCGCGGCCGTGGAACGTTCGGGCCTGCACCCGGCAGCCGACCTCGACCTCGGCGCGCTGCGTTCCGTCGTACAGACCGGGTCGGCGATGGCGCGGAGCACCTGGCACTGGGTGTACGACCGGCTCGCCCCGGGCGGCCGGCTCCAGTCGATCTGCGGCGGAACCGACGTCTGTTCGGCACTCGCGGGCGGCTCACCCCTGCTCCCGGTCCGTGCGGGACGCATTTCGGGTCCCTGCCTGGGCGTGGCCCTGGCCTCGTGGGACGACGCGGGCCGGCCCCTGACCGGTGAGCAGGGTGAACTGGTGGTGAGGGCCCCGCTGCCGTCCATGCCGCTGCGGTTCGTCGACGACCCCGACGACATCCGCTACCGGGCGAGTTACTTCGACACCTATCCCGGCGTCTGGCGTCACGGCGACTGGATCACCATCGACAAGGACCTGTCGCTCGTGGTGTCGGGGCGCTCGGACTCCACGCTCAACCGCATGGGAGTGCGGATGGGGTCGGCCGACATCTACTCCGTGGTGGAACAGGTGCCGGGCGTCGTGGACAGTCTGGTCGTCGGCGTCGAACTGGACGACGGCGACTACTACATGCCGCTGTTCGTGGTGACGGCCGACGGCGCGGCACTCGACGACGGCCTGCGGCAGCGGATCACGGCGGCGATCAGGCGGGAACTGTCCCCGCGGCACGTACCCGACGCGATCGTGCCGGTGCCCGCCGTGCCGCGTACGGTGACCGGAAAGAAGCTGGAGGTGCCGGTCAAACGGATCCTGCAAGGCGCTCGCGTCGCCGACGTCGGCAGCGAAGGGGCGGTCACGCACTTCGGGATGCTGTCGTGGTTCGCCGACTTCGCGGCACGCCGGGCAGCGGATGCGGATGCGGGGCAGCGATGA
- a CDS encoding RBBP9/YdeN family alpha/beta hydrolase has protein sequence MTHPMAPTVVIVPGLRDHVAEHWQTLLATRLAVAGRSVRVTPPVTRDRLSRDAQVANLAATLATVTGPVVLVAHSAGVMTTVHWAQRHHADIRGALLATPPDFETPLPEGYPTPGELAESGWTPVPRRPLPFPSVVAASANDPLATAERVAALARDWGSRLVSLGPVGHLNPASGHGDWSLAEDLLRELESGRTTPRAPVGTPLPMSATGRHT, from the coding sequence ATGACCCACCCCATGGCACCCACCGTGGTGATCGTCCCCGGCCTGCGCGACCACGTGGCAGAACACTGGCAGACGCTGCTGGCCACGCGGCTCGCCGTAGCCGGCCGGAGCGTCCGCGTCACTCCCCCGGTGACGCGGGACCGGCTCAGCCGCGACGCCCAGGTCGCCAACCTGGCCGCAACGCTCGCCACTGTGACCGGGCCCGTCGTCCTCGTCGCCCACAGTGCGGGCGTGATGACCACGGTGCACTGGGCCCAACGGCATCACGCGGACATCCGCGGCGCGCTGCTCGCGACGCCGCCGGACTTCGAGACCCCCCTCCCGGAGGGCTACCCCACCCCCGGTGAACTGGCGGAGAGCGGCTGGACGCCCGTACCCCGCCGACCGCTGCCGTTCCCCAGCGTGGTGGCGGCCAGCGCGAACGACCCGCTCGCCACCGCCGAGCGCGTCGCGGCACTTGCGCGCGACTGGGGCAGCCGCCTCGTGTCCCTCGGCCCCGTCGGGCACCTCAACCCGGCGTCCGGACACGGTGACTGGTCCCTCGCCGAGGACCTCCTGCGCGAGCTGGAGTCCGGTCGTACGACGCCTCGGGCACCGGTCGGCACTCCGCTCCCCATGTCGGCCACAGGACGGCACACATGA